In Rhododendron vialii isolate Sample 1 chromosome 9a, ASM3025357v1, the following are encoded in one genomic region:
- the LOC131302037 gene encoding laccase-12-like isoform X1, protein MEAAFNSTSIANPSFTLFFLGLLLLFANSVPLFANAKTHSYDFVVQATKVKRLCKTHNSITVNGQFPGPTLEVNDGDTLAINVVNRARYNVTIHWHGIRQIRTAWADGPEFVTQCPIRPGTSFTYRYTITGQEGTLWWHAHSSWLRATVYGAIIIHPKEGSSYPFPKPTRETPLLLGEWWDANPVDVIDEATRTGGAPNISDAYTINGQPGDFYNCSSQDTVIVPIGSGETNLLRIINAGLNQQLFFTVANHKLTVVGADASYLKPFTTDTIMLGPGQTTDVIITADQLPARYYIAARAYASAQGAPFDNTTTTAVLEYKTAPCPATGGGPIKPINATLPAFNDTATATKFTTSLRSPSKAAVPTEIDESLFITVGLGLLNCPPGARASRNCQGPNGTRFASSMNNVSFVLPSSFSLLQAHQQGIPGVFTTDFPASPPVIFDYTGNVSKALWSPVKATKVYKLKYGSQVEVVLQGTSIFTAENHPIHLHGYDFYIVAEGFGNFNRKRDTAKFNLVDPPMRNTVSLPVGGWAVIRFVADNPGTWILHCHLDVHIGWGLAMVFIVDNGVGELQSLEPPPVDFPVC, encoded by the exons atGGAAGCAGCTTTCAACAGTACCAGCATTGCCAATCCCAGCTTCACTCTGTTCTTCCTGGGCCTTTTGCTCCTCTTTGCCAATTCAGTGCCCTTGTTTGCTAATGCAAAAACTCACTCTTATGACTTTGTT gttcaagcaacgaaagtgaagAGGTTGTGCAAAACCCACAACTCCATCACGGTTAACGGGCAATTCCCGGGACCAACGCTGGAAGTGAACGATGGAGACACGCTAGCGATCAACGTCGTCAATAGAGCTCGATACAATGTCACCATTCACTG GCATGGCATTAGGCAGATTAGAACAGCCTGGGCCGACGGGCCAGAATTTGTGACTCAATGCCCGATCAGACCAGGAACGAGCTTCACATACAGGTATACAATTACAGGCCAAGAAGGGACGCTATGGTGGCATGCCCACAGCTCGTGGCTCAGAGCCACCGTCTATGGTGCTATCATCATTCACCCGAAGGAAGGTTCTTCCTACCCATTCCCCAAGCCTACCCGTGAAACACCCCTTCTCCTAG GGGAATGGTGGGATGCGAATCCTGTGGATGTGATTGACGAAGCAACAAGAACAGGGGGGGCTCCTAATATTTCTGATGCTTACACTATCAATGGTCAGCCTGGAGATTTTTACAACTGTTCCAGCCAAG ACACAGTAATCGTCCCAATCGGCTCCGGCGAAACCAACCTCCTCCGCATAATCAACGCCGGCCTAAACCAGCAGCTCTTCTTTACCGTCGCCAACCACAAGCTCACCGTGGTCGGAGCCGACGCCTCCTACCTCAAGCCCTTCACCACCGACACAATCATGCTAGGCCCCGGCCAAACCACAGACGTCATCATCACCGCCGACCAGCTGCCGGCCAGGTACTACATCGCCGCACGCGCCTATGCCAGCGCCCAAGGCGCACCGTTTGACAACACCACGACCACCGCCGTGCTGGAGTACAAAACGGCACCGTGTCCGGCCACAGGTGGCGGCCCGATCAAGCCGATTAACGCGACTTTGCCGGCTTTCAATGATACGGCAACGGCTACTAAGTTTACGACTAGCCTTCGAAGTCCTAGCAAAGCTGCGGTGCCGACGGAGATTGATGAGAGCTTGTTTATTACGGTCGGATTGGGACTTCTTAATTGCCCACCAGGTGCTCGAGCAAG CAGGAACTGCCAAGGCCCGAATGGCACCCGATTCGCCTCGAGCATGAACAACGTATCCTTCGTGCTCCCCTCCAGCTTCTCCCTCCTCCAGGCCCACCAGCAGGGCATCCCCGGAGTATTCACCACCGATTTCCCGGCATCTCCCCCGGTGATATTCGATTACACAGGGAACGTGAGCAAGGCTCTGTGGAGTCCGGTGAAAGCGACCAAGGTTTACAAACTCAAGTACGGTTCGCAAGTTGAGGTGGTTTTGCAGGGGACGAGCATATTCACTGCCGAAAACCACCCGATTCATCTCCACGGGTATGATTTCTACATCGTCGCGGAGGGGTTCGGGAACTTCAACCGGAAGAGGGATACGGCCAAGTTTAACCTTGTTGATCCGCCGATGAGGAATACGGTCAGCTTGCCGGTTGGTGGGTGGGCTGTTATTCGGTTTGTTGCTGATAATCCAG GTACTTGGATTTTGCATTGTCACTTGGACGTTCACATAGGCTGGGGTCTTGCCATGGTTTTCATCGTCGACAATGGAGTCGGGGAATTACAATCACTAGAACCACCTCCGGTGGATTTTCCTGTATGTTAG
- the LOC131299864 gene encoding receptor kinase-like protein Xa21 → MWPSTPAGNCVEARSSKAIRVSFASHWKSELSQPGELWLRNNSFSHEIPQELGHLQRLKKMSLQNNSITGLTGEIPPDLGCLTMLAGLFMSKNNLTGGLPSTLGNLSSLTIFNAVFNKIGGTIPDTLGRWEKLEALLLGVNNLVGTIPFSIYNISSITIKLSYLNLAENGFKGKVPALEKLLVLWDLELHQNNLGTGEVDDLSFLDTLTNASRLSVASLAYNNFGGVLPESISNFSSEFLNLSLHQNELVGSIPSGIANPINLQVLDLSNNQLSGKIPSNIGKPINLQVLDLSNNQLSGKIPFDIGKLQNLQYLTLEDNKFHGEMPSSLANLPLLIWLDASGNYLQGNIPTYVVKYQSLETLSLDHNYLSGIIPKEVGSLSSLLRLNLAYNNLSGSLPQEIGLLQNLEMLDVSKNMLVGNIPSSLGSCVELTSLNMGGNKLWGILPSTLASLRGMEELDLSHNNLLGTIPNYLDGFVFLRKLNLSFNDFEGAVPEKGVFKNATIIVVKGNKKLCGGILELQLQRNNFPQLSYQSLLRATNGFSPANLIGVGSFGSVYRGIINEGRKVVAVKVLNLQLSSASKSFLAECKALKSIKHRNLLKVLTTCSSVDYQGNEFKALVYEFMVNGSLEEWLHPNEIKQDVDRQSRHLHMLQRLNIAIDVACALDYLHHHCSNQILHCDLKASNILLDDEMIGHIGDFGLARFLREATHTSSTNQSSSIGIRGSIGYAAPEYGLANEVSTCGDLYSYGILLLEMFTRKRPTDRMFIDSLTLHDFVKMSLPEKIVEIVDPTMLQQREMGEAGSSTNNNKSQSSLSSYKIQECLISLHKLGIACSEEHPDDRLDIKEVVPQLREIRKNSASYQSSLRQNRWCC, encoded by the exons ATGTGGCCGTCGACACCAGCGGGTAACTGTGTTGAGGCTCGATCATCGAAAGCAATCCGGGTCAGTTTCGCCTCACATTGGAAATCTGAGCTTTCTCAGCCTGGGGAACTATGGCTTCGCAACAATAGCTTTAGTCACGAAATTCCCCAAGAACTCGGTCACTTGCAAAGACTGAAAAAGATGTCGCTGCAAAATAATTCTATTACCGG GCTGACGGGGGAAATTCCTCCGGATCTCGGTTGCTTGACTATGCTAGCGGGTCTGTTTATGAGCAAAAACAATCTAACTGGAGGTTTGCCTTCTACTCTCGGGAATCTGTCTTCTCTTACAATTTTTAATGCAGTTTTTAATAAGATTGGCGGTACCATACCTGATACTCTTGGTCGATGGGAAAAATTGGAAGCTCTCTTATTGGGAGTGAACAATTTGGTCGGTACCATTCCTTTCTCAATCTATAATATCTCTTCTATCACAAT CAAACTAAGTTACCTTAACTTGGCAGAAAATGGATTTAAAGGAAAAGTCCCTGCCTTGGAGAAGCTACTTGTTCTTTGGGACTTAGAATTACACCAGAACAATCTAGGAACAGGGGAAGTCGATGACTTGAGCTTTCTTGACACTTTGACCAATGCCTCTAGATTGTCTGTTGCGTCTCTAGCCTACAACAACTTTGGAGGTGTCTTACCTGAATCAATCAGCAACTTCTCTTCTGAATTCTTGAATTTAAGCTTGCATCAGAATGAATTAGTTGGGAGCATTCCATCCGGGATAGCAAATCCTATCAATTTGCAAGTTCTTGACTTATCCAACAACCAATTAAGTGGTAAAATTCCTTCCAATATCGGGAAGCCCATCAATTTGCAGGTTCTTGACTTGTCCAACAACCAATTAAGTGGTAAAATTCCTTTTGATATCGGGAAGCTTCAAAACCTGCAGTATTTGACGCTGGAAGATAATAAATTCCACGGAGAGATGCCATCTTCGCTTGCAAATTTACCGTTGTTAATATGGCTTGATGCATCTGGAAATTATCTTCAAGGCAACATCCCAACATACGTCGTGAAATACCAAAGTTTGGAGACACTAAGTCTTGATCACAATTATCTTAGTGGTATCATACCCAAAGAAGTTGGCAGTCTCTCGTCATTGTTGCGGCTAAACCTAGCATATAACAATTTGAGTGGTTCCCTTCCTCAGGAAATTGGACTTCTTCAAAATCTGGAAATGCTTGATGTTTCTAAGAACATGTTGGTTGGTAATATTCCAAGTTCTTTGGGTAGTTGTGTAGAGTTGACGTCATTGAACATGGGTGGAAACAAATTGTGGGGAATCCTTCCTTCTACTTTAGCTTCTTTGAGAGGTATGGAGGAGTTAGATCTTTCTCACAACAACCTCTTAGGAACAATCCCCAACTACTTGGATGGCTTTGTCTTCTTACGAAAACTAAACCTATCATTCAATGATTTTGAGGGGGCAGTACCAGAAAAAGGTGTATTCAAGAATGCAACTATCATTGTCGTTAAAGGAAACAAGAAGCTCTGTGGAGGAATACTTGAATTGCAGCTGCAGA GAAACAATTTTCCCCAGCTGTCATACCAAAGTCTACTGAGAGCTACTAATGGCTTCTCTCCAGCCAATCTGATCGGTGtgggtagttttggttcagtaTATAGAGGAATTATTAATGAGGGTCGGAAAGTTGTCGCAGTTAAAGTACTAAACCTTCAACTTAGCAGTGCTTCCAAGAGTTTCCTTGCAGAGTGTAAGGCCTTGAAGAGCATCAAACATCGAAATCTTCTAAAGGTACTCACAACATGTTCAAGTGTCGATTACCAGGGCAATGAATTCAAAGCTCTTGTGTATGAGTTCATGGTCAATGGGAGCCTAGAGGAGTGGCTGCATCCCAATGAGATCAAACAAGACGTGGACAGGCAATCAAGGCATTTACACATGCTACAAAGGTTAAATATTGCAATTGATGTAGCATGTGCACTTGATTATCTTCACCATCATTGCTCCAACCAAATACTTCATTGTGACTTGAAGGCAAGCAACATCCTTCTAGATGATGAAATGATTGGGCATATAGGTGACTTTGGGTTAGCGAGATTCCTTCGAGAAGCTACCCATACCTCTTCTACAAATCAGTCAAGTTCAATTGGCATAAGGGGTTCTATTGGTTATGCGGCTCCAG AGTATGGATTGGCAAATGAGGTGTCAACATGTGGTGATTTATATAGTTATGGCATCCTCTTATTGGAGATGTTTACCAGGAAGAGACCAACCGACCGTATGTTTATTGATAGTCTCACTCTACATGACTTTGTTAAGATGTCGCTTCCTGAAAAAATAGTGGAAATTGTTGATCCAACAATGCTTCAACAAAGAGAAATGGGGGAGGCCGGTTCTAGTACCAACAACAATAAGAGTCAGAGCTCTCTTAGCAGTTACAAAATTCAGGAATGCTTGATTTCACTGCATAAACTTGGAATCGCCTGTTCTGAAGAACATCCGGATGATCGACTCGACATTAAGGAAGTTGTTCCTCAGTTACGTGAAATCCGCAAAAACTCTGCTTCATACCAGAGTTCATTGAGGCAAAACCGCTGGTGTTGTTGA
- the LOC131302037 gene encoding laccase-12-like isoform X2 — protein sequence MEAAFNSTSIANPSFTLFFLGLLLLFANSVPLFANAKTHSYDFVVQATKVKRLCKTHNSITVNGQFPGPTLEVNDGDTLAINVVNRARYNVTIHWHGIRQIRTAWADGPEFVTQCPIRPGTSFTYRYTITGQEGTLWWHAHSSWLRATVYGAIIIHPKEGSSYPFPKPTRETPLLLGEWWDANPVDVIDEATRTGGAPNISDAYTINGQPGDFYNCSSQDTVIVPIGSGETNLLRIINAGLNQQLFFTVANHKLTVVGADASYLKPFTTDTIMLGPGQTTDVIITADQLPARYYIAARAYASAQGAPFDNTTTTAVLEYKTAPCPATGGGPIKPINATLPAFNDTATATKFTTSLRSPSKAAVPTEIDESLFITVGLGLLNCPPGARARNCQGPNGTRFASSMNNVSFVLPSSFSLLQAHQQGIPGVFTTDFPASPPVIFDYTGNVSKALWSPVKATKVYKLKYGSQVEVVLQGTSIFTAENHPIHLHGYDFYIVAEGFGNFNRKRDTAKFNLVDPPMRNTVSLPVGGWAVIRFVADNPGTWILHCHLDVHIGWGLAMVFIVDNGVGELQSLEPPPVDFPVC from the exons atGGAAGCAGCTTTCAACAGTACCAGCATTGCCAATCCCAGCTTCACTCTGTTCTTCCTGGGCCTTTTGCTCCTCTTTGCCAATTCAGTGCCCTTGTTTGCTAATGCAAAAACTCACTCTTATGACTTTGTT gttcaagcaacgaaagtgaagAGGTTGTGCAAAACCCACAACTCCATCACGGTTAACGGGCAATTCCCGGGACCAACGCTGGAAGTGAACGATGGAGACACGCTAGCGATCAACGTCGTCAATAGAGCTCGATACAATGTCACCATTCACTG GCATGGCATTAGGCAGATTAGAACAGCCTGGGCCGACGGGCCAGAATTTGTGACTCAATGCCCGATCAGACCAGGAACGAGCTTCACATACAGGTATACAATTACAGGCCAAGAAGGGACGCTATGGTGGCATGCCCACAGCTCGTGGCTCAGAGCCACCGTCTATGGTGCTATCATCATTCACCCGAAGGAAGGTTCTTCCTACCCATTCCCCAAGCCTACCCGTGAAACACCCCTTCTCCTAG GGGAATGGTGGGATGCGAATCCTGTGGATGTGATTGACGAAGCAACAAGAACAGGGGGGGCTCCTAATATTTCTGATGCTTACACTATCAATGGTCAGCCTGGAGATTTTTACAACTGTTCCAGCCAAG ACACAGTAATCGTCCCAATCGGCTCCGGCGAAACCAACCTCCTCCGCATAATCAACGCCGGCCTAAACCAGCAGCTCTTCTTTACCGTCGCCAACCACAAGCTCACCGTGGTCGGAGCCGACGCCTCCTACCTCAAGCCCTTCACCACCGACACAATCATGCTAGGCCCCGGCCAAACCACAGACGTCATCATCACCGCCGACCAGCTGCCGGCCAGGTACTACATCGCCGCACGCGCCTATGCCAGCGCCCAAGGCGCACCGTTTGACAACACCACGACCACCGCCGTGCTGGAGTACAAAACGGCACCGTGTCCGGCCACAGGTGGCGGCCCGATCAAGCCGATTAACGCGACTTTGCCGGCTTTCAATGATACGGCAACGGCTACTAAGTTTACGACTAGCCTTCGAAGTCCTAGCAAAGCTGCGGTGCCGACGGAGATTGATGAGAGCTTGTTTATTACGGTCGGATTGGGACTTCTTAATTGCCCACCAGGTGCTCGAGCAAG GAACTGCCAAGGCCCGAATGGCACCCGATTCGCCTCGAGCATGAACAACGTATCCTTCGTGCTCCCCTCCAGCTTCTCCCTCCTCCAGGCCCACCAGCAGGGCATCCCCGGAGTATTCACCACCGATTTCCCGGCATCTCCCCCGGTGATATTCGATTACACAGGGAACGTGAGCAAGGCTCTGTGGAGTCCGGTGAAAGCGACCAAGGTTTACAAACTCAAGTACGGTTCGCAAGTTGAGGTGGTTTTGCAGGGGACGAGCATATTCACTGCCGAAAACCACCCGATTCATCTCCACGGGTATGATTTCTACATCGTCGCGGAGGGGTTCGGGAACTTCAACCGGAAGAGGGATACGGCCAAGTTTAACCTTGTTGATCCGCCGATGAGGAATACGGTCAGCTTGCCGGTTGGTGGGTGGGCTGTTATTCGGTTTGTTGCTGATAATCCAG GTACTTGGATTTTGCATTGTCACTTGGACGTTCACATAGGCTGGGGTCTTGCCATGGTTTTCATCGTCGACAATGGAGTCGGGGAATTACAATCACTAGAACCACCTCCGGTGGATTTTCCTGTATGTTAG